In Euzebyales bacterium, the DNA window ACGAAGGACTCGCCGTCGAACGTGATCAACCCTCCCGACATGTCTCCGAACGGGCCGCCGAGGTAGTGCGGAAGGGCGAGCCCACGCCAGTACTCGGCGTGCCGCGGCGCCACCTCACGCACACGCTGTGGATCACGCTTCATGAAGTAGAAGTACGCGAACCTCATGGGAGCTGATCACCGTCCTCACGCTCGTGGCGGCTCGGGTCCGGGCGTGCCCGCCTGCACCGCCCGCTCGCGGTGATGCGGCAGGACGGCGGTGATCGCACCCACGGGTTCTGCGTTCGCGCCCATGTCGTCTCCCCGGCGTCGGTTCATGAACGCACTCCGGCGTTCCACTATCGCGACGGGGTCGTCGGACGGGTAGAGCCGGACGTCCCGCCACGCGGGGACATGCCGACAGGCGCGGACGGTCCTCTTCGAGACGGCGGGTCACGCGGGTTCGGCGAAGCCGCGGACCACCAGCCACATCCCGATCACGAGTTCGAACGGGACGTGACGAAGCCGGCTTGCGGTAAGTGAACGCGATGGGCCAGAGCCCTTCTGCCCGGCGGATCCCCTCGCAACGGCACGCCCGTCGGCGCCGGCGCGATCCCGCACGGTGGACCCGCCGTCGCGACCTCAGGTCGGCGACGGATCGGACGGGTCGGCGCGCCGCTGCGCGCGGTCGCCGAGCACCACGTCGGGACCTTCGATGAGATCTCTGAGCCGGGACGCGAACCGCGCGGCGGGAGCGCCGTCGACGACGTCGTGGTCGAAGCTGAGCGTCACGTGGAGGTGCTCGCGCGGCGCGATCCCCTCGTCCGTGACGCCGGGCGTGACGGCGATGCCGCCCACCACGATCTCGAGCGGGTGGACCTGGAACGCGGTGCCCCAGCCGCCGCCGCGGCCGACCATGCCGATCGCCGTCACCCCCACCGTTCCCATCAGGGCCTTCTGCCTGGCGGGCAGCCGGTACACCGTCCGGAACGCCCAGCGGCGCACCACACCGGGCAGTGCCAGGAACACCCGCGCGCCAGCGGCGAGCCGCGCCGTCGGGCTCTGGCCAGGGTCCCGCTTGACACGGTGCAGTTCCTCGCTGATCTCGTGGACCGACCGCGCGTGCGCGGCGCGGATGACGTGGTTCATCGGAAACGAGCGACCCTCGAGCTGCACCTCGACCGACACGTTGACGTCGACGTCGTCGTACCGCACCAGGCGTCCGCGGAGATCGCGCAGGGCGTGGACCGCCCGGTCGGCGGCGACGGCCCGGCCGACGCAGGCGACGATGTAGCCGGTCAGCGACAGGTCCGGGCCGCCTGTCGTCCCGGTGTCGCGCAGGCGCCGGCGGATGTCGGTCACATCGATCTCGAGGAAGCCGTTCACGGTGTTGCGT includes these proteins:
- a CDS encoding 2-oxo acid dehydrogenase subunit E2; translation: MRPRTVGATRRERERPLPGDALVPECVMQATHAVTIAAAPEDVWPWLVQMGAGRAGWYSYDRLDNGGAPSAERIVPALQQITVGDVMPALPGATDAFVVADVQERHHLVLSVPTPAGAVRASWALVLEPDGGRTRLMVRARLGELRVTLPWVGDVRVSPVAAHIVATPVHLVMQRRQLLGIRDRVEAAGGRTTPVPRSGAGGGGPGAPTARRPSPPSREVVAFPRSRRIIVDIGRVARARNTVNGFLEIDVTDIRRRLRDTGTTGGPDLSLTGYIVACVGRAVAADRAVHALRDLRGRLVRYDDVDVNVSVEVQLEGRSFPMNHVIRAAHARSVHEISEELHRVKRDPGQSPTARLAAGARVFLALPGVVRRWAFRTVYRLPARQKALMGTVGVTAIGMVGRGGGWGTAFQVHPLEIVVGGIAVTPGVTDEGIAPREHLHVTLSFDHDVVDGAPAARFASRLRDLIEGPDVVLGDRAQRRADPSDPSPT